From one Amycolatopsis sp. FDAARGOS 1241 genomic stretch:
- a CDS encoding SWIM zinc finger family protein, producing the protein MPPRRTFGNTWWGRAWVEALEQRASVDPNRLPRGRTYARKGTVSALAVGPGELTARVRGSRPEPYRVTIRMREFTPEEWSRLLDVIGRRLGHTAALLDGELPEELAAQAREAGADLLPGPGDLRPRCSCPDSANPCKHVAAVYYLVADEVDADPFVLFKLRGRPRDEVLATLRSLRTPDRPKRARVRDPGLTPKSAYSRRVTAVPALPPVPDVAGPPAVLDLDPPASTGWTSERLVGLAADAAAWARDLLVSGGAAAELTFEEDLARRAAARPPAELAGLAADAGLPLADLTAWAQAWAEAGRGGLSALRDTWSPGPGPLADARACLAESGSADTVAAWRNRVTQGPLQLRYGRDHRWYRFVRAGSAWRLDGPPSAQPLDVAYPPE; encoded by the coding sequence ATGCCGCCCCGGCGGACGTTCGGCAACACGTGGTGGGGCCGGGCGTGGGTGGAGGCCTTGGAGCAGCGCGCGAGCGTCGACCCCAACCGGTTGCCGCGCGGGCGCACGTACGCCCGCAAGGGCACGGTGAGCGCGCTCGCGGTCGGCCCGGGTGAGCTGACGGCGCGTGTGCGGGGGAGCCGCCCGGAGCCCTACCGGGTGACGATCCGGATGCGCGAGTTCACGCCGGAGGAGTGGAGCCGGTTGCTCGACGTCATCGGCCGCCGGCTGGGCCACACCGCGGCGCTGCTCGACGGCGAACTGCCCGAGGAGCTGGCGGCCCAGGCCCGGGAGGCCGGTGCCGACCTGCTGCCCGGCCCGGGTGACCTGCGGCCGCGCTGCTCGTGCCCGGATTCGGCGAACCCGTGCAAGCACGTCGCCGCCGTGTACTACCTGGTCGCCGACGAGGTGGACGCCGACCCGTTCGTGCTGTTCAAGCTCCGCGGCCGCCCGCGCGACGAGGTCCTCGCCACGCTGCGCAGCCTGCGGACGCCGGACCGCCCGAAGCGCGCTCGCGTCCGTGACCCCGGGCTGACGCCGAAGAGCGCCTACTCGCGCCGCGTCACGGCGGTGCCCGCACTGCCGCCGGTGCCCGACGTCGCCGGGCCGCCGGCCGTCCTCGACCTCGATCCGCCGGCGAGCACGGGCTGGACGTCGGAGCGCCTGGTGGGTTTGGCCGCCGACGCAGCGGCGTGGGCGCGCGACCTGCTGGTGTCGGGCGGCGCCGCGGCGGAGCTGACGTTCGAGGAGGACCTCGCGCGCCGTGCCGCCGCGCGGCCGCCGGCCGAGCTGGCGGGGCTGGCCGCCGACGCCGGGCTCCCACTCGCGGACCTCACCGCGTGGGCCCAAGCCTGGGCCGAAGCCGGCCGCGGGGGCCTGTCGGCGTTGCGCGACACGTGGTCACCGGGACCGGGCCCGCTCGCGGACGCCCGCGCGTGCCTGGCGGAGTCGGGGTCCGCGGACACCGTGGCCGCGTGGCGCAATCGGGTCACCCAAGGACCCCTGCAACTGCGTTACGGACGCGACCACCGGTGGTACCGCTTCGTGCGCGCGGGCTCGGCCTGGCGGCTGGACGGGCCGCCGTCGGCGCAGCCGCTCGACGTCGCCTATCCGCCGGAGTGA
- a CDS encoding TIGR04141 family sporadically distributed protein — protein MPAPSAPSRPVSLFRLDRTGAEPDLLVALKPGQVSTDTTVDLSGTRARLVAGAFHTEQPQWLPHASALTANDLALSSTLPFAVLLVPRPPWTYAVSWGAGHLVLNDEYVEQGFGLLFGIRRLDPYDLGLVASAALDVSARATQISIPGGGELSAFRLEPYGDLVNRLAGSADLGDLTYGRVTGKRYRIRVGNSLWAPLAKDPQAFLADLDAVGAVVDEPDADSALRFIAQTRPLDRHHRLVPALEGRLADALGGDTEATLGLAWPATTVEQAENAGSFRITGLGPGGPLHVEPRLELDHLTGRLAQLPADKRVKALRAGRVVTCADEAGEEETGSPVQVARWLVFETTIGHTRYVFHQGRWYRIGETYVEQMRAQVANLLSRKYAWPELTWKPTGDPDDEHRYCRQVATLDGYVCLDRDTASTPLHPRFELCDLLGPRDELIHVKWLGRATAASHLYTQTLVSAEALHDEPQALAQLADKVSTLDSGRVLTGAPDTVVLAAAGRAWNVDELFTLSQVALLRLDRAVRGLQATLKFADIPYVAKKKTQARPAKRPRKT, from the coding sequence ATGCCTGCCCCGTCCGCACCCAGCCGGCCCGTCTCCCTCTTCCGCCTCGACCGCACCGGCGCCGAGCCCGACCTGCTCGTGGCGCTCAAACCCGGACAGGTCAGCACCGACACGACGGTCGACCTCTCGGGCACCCGCGCGCGGCTCGTCGCGGGCGCGTTCCACACCGAGCAACCGCAGTGGCTCCCGCACGCGAGTGCCTTGACGGCCAACGATCTCGCGCTGTCGTCGACGCTGCCGTTCGCCGTGCTGCTCGTGCCGCGTCCACCGTGGACATACGCGGTGTCGTGGGGCGCCGGGCACCTGGTGCTCAACGACGAGTACGTGGAACAGGGTTTCGGACTGCTGTTCGGGATCCGCCGGCTCGACCCGTACGACCTGGGCCTGGTGGCGAGCGCCGCGCTCGACGTGTCGGCGCGCGCCACGCAGATCTCGATCCCCGGCGGCGGCGAGCTTTCCGCGTTCCGCCTCGAACCCTACGGCGACCTCGTGAACCGGCTCGCGGGCTCGGCGGACCTGGGCGATCTCACGTACGGACGCGTGACGGGCAAGCGCTACCGGATCCGCGTCGGCAACTCCCTGTGGGCGCCGCTCGCGAAGGATCCGCAGGCGTTCCTCGCGGACCTCGACGCCGTCGGCGCGGTGGTCGACGAACCGGACGCCGATTCGGCCCTGCGGTTCATCGCGCAGACGCGCCCGCTCGACCGCCACCACCGGCTGGTGCCGGCGCTCGAAGGGCGGCTCGCCGATGCGCTCGGCGGCGACACCGAGGCAACTTTGGGCCTCGCGTGGCCCGCCACCACCGTCGAACAGGCGGAGAACGCCGGTTCGTTCCGCATCACCGGGCTGGGCCCCGGCGGCCCGCTGCACGTGGAGCCGCGGCTGGAGCTCGACCACCTGACCGGCCGACTCGCGCAGCTGCCCGCCGACAAGCGGGTGAAGGCCCTGCGCGCCGGTCGCGTGGTCACCTGCGCCGACGAGGCCGGCGAGGAGGAGACCGGCTCGCCCGTGCAGGTCGCGCGCTGGCTCGTGTTCGAGACGACGATCGGCCACACCCGCTACGTGTTCCACCAGGGCCGCTGGTACCGCATCGGCGAGACGTACGTGGAGCAGATGCGCGCGCAGGTCGCGAACCTGTTGTCCCGCAAGTACGCGTGGCCAGAGCTCACGTGGAAACCCACCGGCGACCCCGACGACGAGCACCGCTACTGCCGCCAGGTCGCCACCCTCGACGGCTACGTCTGCCTCGACCGCGACACGGCGAGCACCCCGCTGCACCCGCGCTTCGAGCTGTGCGATCTGCTGGGCCCGCGCGACGAGCTGATCCACGTGAAGTGGCTCGGCCGGGCCACCGCCGCCAGCCACCTGTACACGCAGACGCTCGTGTCCGCCGAAGCTCTGCACGACGAACCGCAAGCGCTGGCCCAGCTGGCCGACAAGGTGTCCACTCTGGACAGTGGCCGAGTGCTCACCGGGGCGCCGGACACCGTCGTACTGGCCGCGGCGGGACGCGCCTGGAACGTCGACGAACTGTTCACGCTGTCGCAAGTCGCGTTGCTGCGCCTCGACCGTGCCGTTCGCGGCCTCCAGGCAACGCTGAAGTTCGCCGACATCCCGTACGTGGCCAAGAAGAAGACCCAGGCGCGACCGGCGAAACGGCCGCGCAAGACCTAG
- a CDS encoding Uma2 family endonuclease, giving the protein MFAHGDRLTRRDLETISDERRRYELVDGTLLVSPSPRPLHQRVVARLLAALTPVCPADCEVLPAPVDVVLDEFTVMIPDVVVGRRETFTERALVGVPVLAVEVVSPSSRYIDRHLKPARLAAAGCPYYWVIEPGEPTLSCYRLDGGEYVLDGEATGEETVRLEVPYRLDLRPADLVSTY; this is encoded by the coding sequence ATGTTCGCGCACGGCGACCGTCTCACCCGTCGGGACCTGGAGACGATCTCGGATGAACGCCGTCGGTACGAATTGGTGGACGGGACGCTTCTGGTGAGCCCGTCCCCGCGCCCGCTGCACCAGAGGGTGGTCGCGCGCCTGCTCGCGGCGCTCACCCCGGTTTGTCCTGCGGACTGCGAGGTGCTCCCGGCACCCGTCGACGTGGTGCTCGACGAGTTCACCGTGATGATCCCCGACGTGGTGGTCGGCCGGCGCGAGACCTTCACCGAACGGGCCCTGGTCGGGGTGCCCGTGCTCGCCGTGGAGGTCGTCTCCCCGTCCAGCCGCTACATCGACCGCCACCTCAAACCCGCCCGGCTCGCCGCGGCAGGTTGTCCGTACTACTGGGTCATCGAACCCGGCGAGCCGACGCTGTCGTGCTACCGCCTCGACGGTGGCGAGTACGTGCTCGACGGTGAGGCCACCGGCGAGGAAACGGTGCGCCTCGAGGTGCCCTACCGTCTCGACCTCCGCCCGGCGGACCTGGTCTCGACCTACTGA
- a CDS encoding NAD(P)/FAD-dependent oxidoreductase, whose protein sequence is MPEQGFVIVGAGLAGAKAAEALRGGGFAGRVTLIGDEPDRPYERPPLSKEFLAGKAERDSVFVHDPGWYAEHDVDLRLGVTATELDRAGKLVRLDGGETVGYDKLLLATGSSPRRLPIPGSDAQGVHYLRRLADSVRLKETLTAGSRLAVIGAGWIGLEVAAAAREAGAEVTVLEVADLPLLNVLGREVATVFADLHRARGVDLRLGVTVDEITTEGGKATGVRLDDGTVVRADAVLVAVGAAPNVGLAQAAGLAVDNGVVVDASLRSSDPDVFAAGDVASALHPLFGEHLRVEHWANALNQPAVAAAVMAGQDATYDELPYFFTDQYDLGMEYHGHVIPGGYDRVVFRGDVEAREFIAFWLLGGRVLAGMNVNVWDVGEQLKALIRAEGPIDADRLADPDAPLEP, encoded by the coding sequence TTGCCAGAGCAGGGTTTTGTCATCGTCGGCGCGGGCCTGGCCGGCGCCAAGGCCGCGGAGGCGCTGCGCGGAGGCGGATTCGCCGGGCGCGTGACGCTCATCGGCGACGAACCCGACCGCCCCTACGAGCGGCCGCCGTTGTCCAAGGAGTTCCTCGCCGGCAAGGCCGAGCGTGACAGCGTGTTCGTCCACGACCCGGGCTGGTACGCCGAGCACGACGTCGACCTGCGGCTCGGCGTGACGGCGACCGAGCTCGACCGGGCCGGGAAGCTCGTGCGCCTCGACGGCGGTGAGACGGTGGGCTACGACAAGCTGCTGTTGGCCACCGGGTCGAGCCCGCGCCGCCTGCCGATCCCGGGGTCCGACGCCCAGGGCGTGCACTACCTGCGCCGCCTCGCCGACTCGGTCCGGCTGAAGGAGACGCTGACGGCCGGCTCGCGCCTGGCCGTGATCGGCGCCGGCTGGATCGGCCTGGAGGTCGCCGCGGCCGCGCGTGAAGCCGGTGCCGAGGTGACCGTGCTCGAGGTGGCCGACCTGCCGCTGCTGAACGTGCTCGGTCGCGAAGTCGCCACCGTCTTCGCCGACCTGCACCGCGCCCGCGGCGTGGACCTGCGGCTGGGCGTGACGGTCGACGAGATCACCACCGAGGGCGGCAAGGCCACCGGCGTCCGCCTGGACGACGGCACGGTGGTCCGGGCCGACGCGGTGCTGGTCGCCGTCGGTGCCGCGCCCAACGTGGGCCTTGCGCAGGCAGCGGGGCTGGCCGTCGACAACGGCGTGGTGGTGGACGCTTCGCTGCGGTCCTCCGACCCCGACGTCTTCGCGGCCGGCGACGTCGCGTCCGCGCTGCACCCGCTGTTCGGCGAGCACCTGCGCGTGGAGCACTGGGCCAACGCCCTCAACCAGCCCGCCGTCGCGGCCGCCGTCATGGCCGGCCAGGACGCGACGTACGACGAGCTGCCGTACTTCTTCACCGACCAGTACGACCTGGGCATGGAGTACCACGGCCACGTGATCCCGGGTGGCTACGATCGCGTCGTGTTCCGCGGCGACGTCGAAGCCCGGGAATTCATCGCGTTCTGGCTCCTCGGCGGCCGCGTGCTGGCGGGCATGAACGTGAACGTCTGGGACGTCGGCGAGCAGCTCAAGGCCCTGATCCGCGCGGAAGGCCCGATCGACGCAGACCGCCTGGCCGATCCCGACGCGCCGCTGGAGCCCTGA
- a CDS encoding alpha/beta fold hydrolase — protein sequence MGAEQVLKDALSDLGWQATRRLATIPSTAGVPDPVPLSLPGRGQTVVVDVGPRQAPAIILLHSVACTGLLTWYPVLDRLAEHYRVVVFDQRWHGQGIRSHEFSLRDCAGDVVAVADALGIDRFLIGGYSMGGMVGQLVAYHERDRVSGLVLCSTASYFRRGIRQKVALDLFGRTLQIMRDQAKIGFVPGEPRRERLARLEDHRWALAEFRSTSPWAIAVALDEIGRFDSAPWLHTLRLPTSVVVTSRDGFIAPAHQRSLARRIADAATYEIPAGHTACVLAANQFVPALMAATTSVHAAIADQAAGRRCAEDEGEGEEPESA from the coding sequence GTGGGTGCGGAACAGGTTCTCAAAGACGCGCTGAGCGACCTCGGCTGGCAAGCCACCAGGCGGCTCGCGACGATCCCGTCCACCGCCGGCGTGCCGGACCCCGTGCCGCTCTCGCTGCCCGGGCGTGGCCAGACCGTGGTCGTCGACGTCGGGCCGCGCCAGGCGCCGGCGATCATCCTGCTGCACTCCGTGGCCTGCACCGGGCTGCTGACCTGGTACCCGGTGCTCGACCGGCTGGCCGAGCACTACCGCGTGGTCGTGTTCGACCAGCGCTGGCACGGCCAGGGCATCCGCTCGCACGAGTTCTCGCTGCGGGACTGCGCCGGGGACGTCGTCGCGGTCGCCGACGCGCTCGGCATCGACCGCTTCCTGATCGGGGGCTACTCGATGGGGGGCATGGTCGGCCAGCTCGTCGCCTACCACGAGCGCGACCGCGTGAGCGGGCTCGTGCTGTGCTCCACGGCGAGCTACTTCCGCCGCGGCATCCGCCAGAAGGTGGCGCTCGACCTGTTCGGGCGCACGCTGCAGATCATGCGGGACCAGGCCAAGATCGGCTTCGTGCCGGGCGAACCGCGGCGTGAGCGCCTCGCGCGCCTGGAAGACCACCGCTGGGCGCTCGCCGAGTTCCGGTCCACGAGCCCGTGGGCCATCGCCGTCGCGCTCGACGAGATCGGCCGGTTCGACTCCGCACCGTGGCTGCACACCCTGCGCCTGCCGACGTCCGTCGTCGTGACGAGCCGCGACGGGTTCATCGCGCCCGCGCACCAGCGATCGCTGGCCCGGCGCATCGCGGACGCGGCGACCTACGAGATCCCCGCCGGCCACACGGCGTGCGTGCTCGCGGCGAACCAGTTCGTGCCCGCACTGATGGCGGCCACCACGTCGGTGCACGCGGCGATCGCCGACCAGGCAGCCGGCCGCAGGTGCGCCGAAGACGAAGGCGAAGGCGAAGAACCCGAGTCGGCGTAA
- a CDS encoding alpha/beta hydrolase produces MKPAFPTRRAVQLGLTAVALRPPRHRFSSIPVFFAAWLTDELAPQLLALAAADTVQHVARHRLRSRSTKTGLALAALSAAGLGSLISTAQKARGEVESALTEALGPEYSQRLAHPPSPKDLATPWGQLALPFRTRDPEVVRERNIPYAVGGKRFLLDVFRPAKPVTGAPVLLQIHGGAWTIGTKDQQGQPLMRHLARRGWVCVAINYPLAPANRWPAHVVAAKRALAWIREHIASYGGDPGFVAVTGGSAGGHLAALLALSQNDPALQPGFGEADTSVQACVPHYGVYDIAATSGAEESRYRLESLLARRVFSPDRDPVRFLDDYLAASPLDRVSGDAPPFFVIHGRNDSLVPVGEAREFVQRLRAVSKQPVAYAELAGAQHAFDVFPSIRSAHVVRGVERFLDHTYRTWAAADR; encoded by the coding sequence GTGAAACCCGCCTTCCCGACCCGGCGGGCAGTGCAGCTCGGGCTCACCGCCGTCGCGCTGCGCCCGCCACGCCACCGTTTTTCGTCGATCCCCGTGTTCTTCGCCGCGTGGCTCACCGACGAGCTGGCCCCGCAGCTGCTCGCGCTCGCCGCGGCCGACACGGTGCAGCACGTCGCGCGCCACCGCCTGCGATCACGCAGCACTAAGACCGGGCTCGCGCTGGCCGCGCTGTCGGCCGCCGGGCTGGGTTCACTGATCTCGACGGCGCAGAAGGCGCGCGGCGAGGTCGAGTCGGCGCTGACCGAGGCACTCGGCCCGGAGTACTCGCAGCGGCTGGCGCACCCGCCGAGCCCGAAGGACCTGGCGACGCCGTGGGGCCAGCTGGCGCTGCCCTTCCGCACGCGCGACCCGGAGGTGGTGCGCGAGCGGAACATCCCGTACGCCGTGGGCGGCAAGCGGTTCCTGCTCGACGTCTTCCGGCCCGCGAAACCGGTGACCGGCGCGCCGGTGCTGCTGCAGATCCACGGTGGCGCGTGGACGATCGGCACCAAGGACCAGCAGGGCCAGCCCCTCATGCGCCACCTCGCCCGCCGCGGCTGGGTGTGCGTCGCCATCAACTACCCGCTGGCGCCCGCGAACCGCTGGCCCGCGCACGTCGTCGCGGCGAAGCGCGCGCTGGCGTGGATCCGCGAGCACATCGCCTCCTACGGCGGCGACCCGGGGTTCGTCGCGGTGACCGGCGGCTCGGCGGGTGGGCACCTCGCCGCCCTGCTCGCGCTGAGCCAGAACGACCCGGCGCTGCAGCCGGGCTTCGGCGAGGCGGACACGAGCGTGCAAGCCTGTGTGCCGCACTACGGCGTGTACGACATCGCCGCCACCAGCGGCGCGGAGGAGAGCCGGTACCGGCTGGAAAGCCTGCTGGCCCGCCGCGTCTTCTCCCCCGACCGGGACCCGGTGCGGTTCCTCGACGACTACCTCGCCGCGTCGCCGCTGGACCGCGTCTCCGGCGACGCTCCGCCGTTCTTCGTCATCCACGGCCGCAACGATTCGCTGGTGCCGGTCGGGGAAGCACGCGAATTCGTGCAGCGGCTGCGCGCGGTGTCGAAGCAGCCCGTCGCGTACGCGGAACTCGCCGGCGCGCAGCACGCGTTCGATGTGTTCCCGTCGATCCGCAGCGCCCACGTGGTCCGGGGTGTGGAGCGGTTCCTCGACCACACCTACCGCACGTGGGCCGCCGCGGATCGGTGA
- the folE gene encoding GTP cyclohydrolase I FolE, which translates to MRSGSALRVVHEPDPGIDLDAATRAAGDFLTALGIALDSESLQGTPARMARAYAELFTPRAFDLTTFPNDEGYDELVLARDIPVRSVCEHHLLPFTGVAHVGYLPGERILGLSKLARVVEHFACRPQVQERLTKQVAGWLAEQLSPKGVGVVIEAEHTCMTLRGVQATGSSTVTSTLLGTLREDARSRQEFFALTGVNA; encoded by the coding sequence ATGCGCTCCGGCTCTGCTCTCCGCGTCGTCCACGAACCCGATCCCGGCATCGACCTGGACGCCGCCACGCGCGCCGCGGGCGACTTCCTGACGGCACTGGGCATCGCCCTGGACTCCGAAAGCCTGCAGGGCACCCCCGCGCGCATGGCTCGCGCGTACGCCGAGCTGTTCACCCCACGCGCGTTCGACCTCACCACGTTCCCCAACGACGAGGGTTACGACGAGCTCGTGCTCGCCCGCGACATCCCGGTGCGGTCGGTGTGCGAGCATCACCTGCTGCCGTTCACCGGGGTCGCGCACGTCGGCTACCTGCCCGGCGAACGTATCCTCGGGCTGTCGAAGCTCGCCCGCGTCGTCGAGCACTTCGCGTGCCGGCCGCAGGTGCAGGAGCGGCTCACGAAGCAGGTCGCCGGCTGGCTCGCCGAGCAGCTGAGCCCCAAAGGTGTCGGTGTGGTGATCGAGGCCGAGCACACGTGCATGACGCTGCGTGGCGTGCAGGCCACCGGGTCGAGCACGGTGACCTCGACACTGCTGGGCACCTTGCGGGAGGATGCACGTTCCCGCCAGGAGTTCTTCGCACTGACCGGTGTGAACGCATAG
- a CDS encoding wax ester/triacylglycerol synthase family O-acyltransferase, which produces MQRLSGLDASFLYLETPAQVLHVCGLLTLDGSTIPGGYSFAELKRRLAERVALIPEFRRKLHNPLWNLSHPVWVEDEDFDLDNHVHRIGVPTPGDDRELAELCAHIAGQRLDRSHPLWQFYVIEGLRGGGIAVLIKMHHASIDGVGGASLITHLAGLEPDAPLPEIPLDQRRNSGLPTRVEILRESLLGLSQRPFELARLLPELVELVPRWLGKAVRGKGMPVPFTAPRTSLNGTITGHRSVAYAQVDLADVKRVKNAFGVTVNDVVLALVSGALRQFLLGRGELPEDPLVATVPVSVHERTERDQGSNKVSAFFASLPTHLQDPAARVFFLAEANRLSKDHHYDIDADMLADWAQFSPATAFGLGVRAYSALRLAERHPVVHNLIISNVPGPQVPLYLLGARVKGLYPLGPVFHGAGLNITVFSYHGKVGVGLLGAKELVKDLWPLADSLPEAMTELLKAMPA; this is translated from the coding sequence ATGCAGCGACTGAGCGGGCTGGACGCGAGTTTCCTCTACCTGGAGACCCCGGCGCAGGTCTTGCACGTCTGCGGCCTGCTCACGCTCGACGGTTCCACGATCCCCGGCGGCTACTCGTTCGCCGAGCTCAAGCGCCGCCTCGCGGAACGCGTCGCGCTGATCCCGGAATTCCGCCGCAAACTGCACAATCCACTCTGGAATCTCAGCCACCCCGTGTGGGTCGAGGACGAGGACTTCGACCTCGACAACCACGTGCACCGCATCGGCGTGCCAACGCCGGGTGACGATCGCGAACTCGCCGAGCTGTGCGCCCACATCGCGGGCCAGCGGCTCGACCGCTCGCACCCGCTGTGGCAGTTCTACGTGATCGAAGGCCTGCGGGGCGGTGGCATCGCGGTGCTCATCAAGATGCACCACGCGAGCATCGACGGGGTCGGCGGCGCCAGCTTGATCACCCACCTCGCCGGCCTCGAGCCCGACGCGCCGTTGCCCGAGATTCCGCTGGACCAACGGCGCAACAGCGGCCTGCCCACGCGCGTCGAGATCCTCCGCGAAAGCCTGCTCGGCCTTTCGCAACGTCCGTTCGAGCTCGCGCGCTTGCTGCCCGAGCTGGTGGAGCTCGTGCCGCGCTGGCTGGGCAAAGCGGTGCGCGGCAAAGGGATGCCGGTGCCGTTCACCGCGCCGCGCACGTCGCTCAACGGCACCATCACCGGGCACCGTTCGGTCGCGTATGCGCAGGTCGACCTCGCGGACGTCAAGCGCGTCAAGAACGCCTTCGGGGTCACCGTGAACGACGTGGTGCTGGCCCTCGTCTCCGGCGCCCTGCGGCAGTTCCTGCTCGGCCGCGGCGAGCTGCCGGAAGACCCGCTGGTGGCGACGGTGCCGGTGTCCGTGCACGAGCGCACCGAACGCGACCAGGGCAGCAACAAGGTGTCGGCGTTCTTCGCGTCGCTGCCCACGCACCTGCAAGACCCTGCCGCCCGCGTGTTCTTCCTGGCCGAGGCCAACCGCCTGTCCAAGGACCACCACTACGACATCGACGCCGACATGCTCGCCGATTGGGCCCAGTTCTCCCCGGCGACGGCCTTCGGCCTCGGCGTGCGCGCGTACTCGGCGCTGCGGCTGGCCGAGCGCCACCCGGTCGTGCACAACCTGATCATCTCCAACGTGCCCGGCCCGCAGGTGCCGCTCTACCTGCTCGGCGCGCGTGTCAAGGGCCTGTACCCCCTGGGCCCGGTCTTCCACGGCGCCGGGCTCAACATCACGGTCTTCTCCTACCACGGCAAGGTCGGCGTCGGACTGCTGGGCGCCAAGGAACTCGTGAAGGACCTGTGGCCGCTCGCGGACTCGCTGCCGGAAGCGATGACCGAACTGCTGAAGGCGATGCCCGCCTAG
- a CDS encoding metalloregulator ArsR/SmtB family transcription factor — protein MYTFIRAAGRPVTRDEAAASVGISRKLAAFHLDKLVAAGLLRARYEAVGGIRKVGRTPKVYEPAETDFAVSIPPRRHAVLADILLDAVASETEGEPARETALRVAASHGEDLGAAERENLRPGRLGTERGLTLTETVLARHGFEPSRETPARVRLRNCPFHPLGGKQPELVCGINKAFLTGILAGLEVPNVDAVLVPPRHGGCCVELRGTGDEPDHSGG, from the coding sequence ATGTACACGTTCATCCGCGCCGCGGGCCGCCCCGTCACGCGCGACGAGGCGGCCGCGTCGGTCGGCATCTCGCGCAAGCTCGCCGCGTTCCACCTCGACAAACTCGTGGCCGCCGGTCTGCTGCGCGCGCGGTACGAGGCCGTCGGGGGGATCCGCAAGGTGGGCCGCACGCCGAAGGTGTATGAGCCCGCCGAAACCGACTTCGCCGTCAGCATCCCGCCGCGCCGCCACGCCGTGCTCGCCGACATCCTGCTCGACGCCGTCGCGTCCGAGACCGAAGGCGAACCGGCCCGCGAGACCGCTCTGCGCGTCGCCGCCTCGCACGGCGAGGACCTCGGCGCCGCCGAACGCGAGAACCTGCGCCCGGGCCGCCTGGGCACCGAACGCGGCCTCACGCTCACCGAAACCGTCCTCGCCCGCCACGGCTTCGAGCCGAGTCGCGAGACGCCCGCGCGCGTGCGGTTGCGCAACTGCCCCTTCCACCCGCTCGGCGGCAAGCAGCCCGAGCTGGTGTGCGGCATCAACAAGGCGTTCCTCACCGGCATCCTCGCCGGCCTGGAAGTGCCGAACGTCGACGCCGTGCTCGTGCCCCCGCGCCACGGCGGGTGCTGCGTCGAGCTGCGCGGCACCGGTGACGAGCCGGATCACTCCGGCGGATAG